A genome region from Vulpes lagopus strain Blue_001 chromosome 7, ASM1834538v1, whole genome shotgun sequence includes the following:
- the TJP3 gene encoding tight junction protein ZO-3 isoform X1, with product MAVRFQVLDMEELTIWEQHTATLCRDPRRGFGIAISGGRDRASGSVVVSDVVPGGPADGRLQTGDHVVMVNGVSMESVTSTFAIQILKTCTKLANITVKRPRKIQLPATKAGASGRGHRGSEEEADCGQGYDGDTSSGSGRSWDERSRRARTGRRSQAGSRGRRSPGGNSEANGLALVSGFKRLPRQDVHMRPVKSVLVRRTESEEFGVTLGSQIFIKHITDSGLAARNRGLQEGDLILQINGVSSENLSLSDTRRLIEKSEGKLTLLVLRDRGQFLVNIPPAVSDSDSDSSFLDDISALGSEVSQALPSHVPPPPPHAQRSLDSGGTDSPRESPPLRRENSLDSRTTSEPDAPRHSSYDIYRVPSSQSAEDRGYSPDSRVVRFPKGTTIGLRLAGGNDVGIFVSGVQEGSPADGQGIQEGDQILQVNDVPFRNLTREEAVQFLVALPPGEEVELVTQRKQDIFRKMVQSRVGDSFYIRTHFELEASPPSGLGFTRGDVFHVLDTLCPGPGPSRARGTHWLAVRMGRDLREQERGIIPNQSRAEQLASLEAAQRAVGAGPGASVGSSARAEFWRLRGLRRGAKKSTQRSREDLSALTKQGHYPPYERVVLREASFKRPVVILGPVADIAMQKLTAEMPDQFEIADSVLRTDSPSKIIKLDTVRVIAEKNKHALLDVTPSAVERLNYVQYYPIVVFCAPESRAALKALRQWLAPASRRSARRLYAQAQKLRKHSEHLFTATIPLRGTSDTWYEELKAVVREQQTRPIWTAEDQLDNSSEDNLELPHRGLADSSADLSCDSRVNSDYETDGEGYTDGEGYTDVDEGPPAPALARSSEPVLEEPRSPRHQGRASGARGAQVDRHPHHSQGRQDSMRTYGQEALKKKFTRARDVESSDEDGYDWGPATDL from the exons ATGGCGGTGAGATTCCAG GTGCTGGACATGGAGGAGCTGACCATTTGGGAACAGCACACGGCCACGCTCTGCAGG GACCCCCGGCGAGGCTTTGGCATTGCGATCTCTGGTGGCCGGGACCGGGCCAGTGGGTCCGTGGTCGTGTCCGATGTGGTGCCGGGGGGACCCGCGGATGGCAGACTGCA gACAGGCGACCACGTCGTCATGGTGAATGGGGTCTCCATGGAGAGTGTCACCTCCACCTTCGCCATCCAGATACTCAAGACCTGCACGAAGTTGGCCAACATT ACGGTGAAGCGTCCCCGGAAAATCCAGCTGCCTGCCACCAAGGCTGGCGCCTCCGGCCGGGGACACCGGGGCTCGGAGGAGGAGGCCGACTGCGGCCAGGGCTATGACGGCGACACGTCCAGTGGCTCTGGCCGCTCCTGGGACGAGCGCTCCCGCCGGGCGAGGACGGGCCGCCGGAGCCAGGCTGGCAGCCGTGGGCGCAGGAGCCCGGGCGGGAACTCGGAGGCCAACGGGCTGGCGCTGGTGTCCGGCTTCAAGCGGCTGCCGCGCCAGGACGTGCACATGAGGCCCGTGAAGTCCGTGTTGGTGCGGAGGACGGAGAGCGAAG AGTTCGGGGTCACCCTGGGCAGTCAGATCTTCATCAAGCACATCACCGACTCGGGCCTGGCCGCCAGGAATCGCGGTTTGCAGGAAGGAGACCTCATCCTACAG ATCAATGGTGTGTCCAGCGAGAATCTGTCCCTGAGCGACACCCGGCGCCTGATTGAGAAGTCCGAGGGGAAGCTGACGCTGCTGGTGCTCAGGGACCGAGGGCAGTTCCTGGTGAACATCCCGCCGGCCGTCAGTGACAGCGACAGCGACAGCTCCTTCCTGGACG ACATCTCGGCCCTGGGCTCAGAGGTGTCTCAGGCGCTGCCGTCCCATGTCCCACCGCCACCCCCGCATGCGCAGCGGAGTCTGGACTCCGGCGGAACCGACTCCCCCAG GGAGAGCCCCCCCCTTCGGCGGGAAAATTCTCTGGATTCCAGAACCACCTCGGAACCCG ACGCCCCGAGGCACAGCAGCTATGACATCTACAGGGTGCCCAGCAGCCAGAGCGCAGAGGACCGTGG gtACAGCCCCGACTCCAGGGTGGTCCGCTTCCCCAAGGGCACGACCATCGGGCTGCGGCTGGCCGGCGGCAACGACGTGGGCATCTTCGTGTCGGGGGTGCAGGAGGGCAGCCCGGCCGACGGGCAGGGCATCCAGGAGGGAGATCAGATTCTGCAG GTGAATGACGTGCCCTTCAGGAACCTGACCCGGGAGGAGGCTGTGCAGTTCTTGGTGGCGCTGCCGCCGGGCGAGGAAGTGGAGCTGGTGACGCAGCGGAAGCAGGACA TCTTCCGGAAAATGGTGCAGTCCCGCGTGGGCGACTCCTTCTACATCCGCACACACTTCGAGCTGGAGGCCAGCCCGCCGTCGGGCCTGGGCTTCACCCGCGGGGACGTCTTCCACGTGCTGGACACGCTGTGCCCCGGCCCCGGGCCGAGCCGCGCCCGCGGGACCCACTGGCTGGCCGTGCGCATGGGCCGCGACCTCCGGGAGCAGGAGCGCGGCATCATCCCCAACCAGAGCAG ggCCGAGCAGCTGGCCAGTCTGGAGGCCGCCCAGCGCGCCGTGGGGGCCGGGCCGGGTGCCTCCGTGGGCTCCAGCGCGAGGGCCGAGTTCTGGCGGCTGCGGGGCCTGCGGCGTGGAGCCAAGAAGTCCACCCAGCGGAGCCGCGAGGACCTGTCGGCTCTGACCAAGCAGGGCCACTACCCACCGTATGAACGCGTGGTGCTGCGAGAAG CCAGCTTCAAGCGCCCggtggtgatcctggggcccgTGGCGGACATCGCTATGCAGAAGCTGACTGCCGAGATGCCTGACCAGTTCGAAATCGCAG ACAGCGTGTTGAGGACCGACAGCCCCTCCAAGATCATCAAGCTGGACACCGTGCGCGTGATCGCGGAGAAG AACAAGCACGCGCTCTTGGACGTGACGCCGTCGGCGGTCGAGCGCCTCAACTACGTGCAGTACTACCCCATCGTGGTCTTCTGCGCCCCCGAGAGCCGGGCGGCCCTCAAGGCCCTGCGCCAGTGGCTGGCGCCCGCCTCCCGCCGCAGCGCGCGCCGCCTCTACGCGCAAGCCCAGAAGCTTCGGAAGCACAGCGAACACCTGTTCACGG CCACCATCCCCCTGCGCGGCACCAGTGACACCTGGTACGAGGAGCTCAAGGCCGTGGTCCGCGAGCAGCAGACCCGGCCCATCTGGACGGCGGAGGACCAG CTGGACAACTCGTCCGAGGACAACCTGGAGCTCCCTCACCGCGGCCTGGCCGACAGCTCGGCGGATCTGAGCTGCGACAGCCGGGTCAACAGCGACTACGAGACGGACGGCGAGGGCTACACGGACGGCGAGGGCTACACGGACGTGGACGAGGGGCCGCCGGCGCCCGCTCTGGCCCGGTCCTCGGAGCCCGTGCTGGAGGAGCCCCGGAGCCCGCGGCATCAGGGGAGAGCCTCGGGTGCCCGAGGAGCCCAG gtggACAGGCACCCCCACCACAGCCAGGGGCGACAGGACAGCATGCG GACGTACGGGCAGGAAGCCTTGAAGAAGAAGTTTACACGAGCTCGAGATGTGGAGTCCTCCGATGAGGACGGCTATGACTGGGGCCCGGCCACTGACCTGTGA
- the TJP3 gene encoding tight junction protein ZO-3 isoform X2, with translation MEELTIWEQHTATLCRDPRRGFGIAISGGRDRASGSVVVSDVVPGGPADGRLQTGDHVVMVNGVSMESVTSTFAIQILKTCTKLANITVKRPRKIQLPATKAGASGRGHRGSEEEADCGQGYDGDTSSGSGRSWDERSRRARTGRRSQAGSRGRRSPGGNSEANGLALVSGFKRLPRQDVHMRPVKSVLVRRTESEEFGVTLGSQIFIKHITDSGLAARNRGLQEGDLILQINGVSSENLSLSDTRRLIEKSEGKLTLLVLRDRGQFLVNIPPAVSDSDSDSSFLDDISALGSEVSQALPSHVPPPPPHAQRSLDSGGTDSPRESPPLRRENSLDSRTTSEPDAPRHSSYDIYRVPSSQSAEDRGYSPDSRVVRFPKGTTIGLRLAGGNDVGIFVSGVQEGSPADGQGIQEGDQILQVNDVPFRNLTREEAVQFLVALPPGEEVELVTQRKQDIFRKMVQSRVGDSFYIRTHFELEASPPSGLGFTRGDVFHVLDTLCPGPGPSRARGTHWLAVRMGRDLREQERGIIPNQSRAEQLASLEAAQRAVGAGPGASVGSSARAEFWRLRGLRRGAKKSTQRSREDLSALTKQGHYPPYERVVLREASFKRPVVILGPVADIAMQKLTAEMPDQFEIADSVLRTDSPSKIIKLDTVRVIAEKNKHALLDVTPSAVERLNYVQYYPIVVFCAPESRAALKALRQWLAPASRRSARRLYAQAQKLRKHSEHLFTATIPLRGTSDTWYEELKAVVREQQTRPIWTAEDQLDNSSEDNLELPHRGLADSSADLSCDSRVNSDYETDGEGYTDGEGYTDVDEGPPAPALARSSEPVLEEPRSPRHQGRASGARGAQVDRHPHHSQGRQDSMRTYGQEALKKKFTRARDVESSDEDGYDWGPATDL, from the exons ATGGAGGAGCTGACCATTTGGGAACAGCACACGGCCACGCTCTGCAGG GACCCCCGGCGAGGCTTTGGCATTGCGATCTCTGGTGGCCGGGACCGGGCCAGTGGGTCCGTGGTCGTGTCCGATGTGGTGCCGGGGGGACCCGCGGATGGCAGACTGCA gACAGGCGACCACGTCGTCATGGTGAATGGGGTCTCCATGGAGAGTGTCACCTCCACCTTCGCCATCCAGATACTCAAGACCTGCACGAAGTTGGCCAACATT ACGGTGAAGCGTCCCCGGAAAATCCAGCTGCCTGCCACCAAGGCTGGCGCCTCCGGCCGGGGACACCGGGGCTCGGAGGAGGAGGCCGACTGCGGCCAGGGCTATGACGGCGACACGTCCAGTGGCTCTGGCCGCTCCTGGGACGAGCGCTCCCGCCGGGCGAGGACGGGCCGCCGGAGCCAGGCTGGCAGCCGTGGGCGCAGGAGCCCGGGCGGGAACTCGGAGGCCAACGGGCTGGCGCTGGTGTCCGGCTTCAAGCGGCTGCCGCGCCAGGACGTGCACATGAGGCCCGTGAAGTCCGTGTTGGTGCGGAGGACGGAGAGCGAAG AGTTCGGGGTCACCCTGGGCAGTCAGATCTTCATCAAGCACATCACCGACTCGGGCCTGGCCGCCAGGAATCGCGGTTTGCAGGAAGGAGACCTCATCCTACAG ATCAATGGTGTGTCCAGCGAGAATCTGTCCCTGAGCGACACCCGGCGCCTGATTGAGAAGTCCGAGGGGAAGCTGACGCTGCTGGTGCTCAGGGACCGAGGGCAGTTCCTGGTGAACATCCCGCCGGCCGTCAGTGACAGCGACAGCGACAGCTCCTTCCTGGACG ACATCTCGGCCCTGGGCTCAGAGGTGTCTCAGGCGCTGCCGTCCCATGTCCCACCGCCACCCCCGCATGCGCAGCGGAGTCTGGACTCCGGCGGAACCGACTCCCCCAG GGAGAGCCCCCCCCTTCGGCGGGAAAATTCTCTGGATTCCAGAACCACCTCGGAACCCG ACGCCCCGAGGCACAGCAGCTATGACATCTACAGGGTGCCCAGCAGCCAGAGCGCAGAGGACCGTGG gtACAGCCCCGACTCCAGGGTGGTCCGCTTCCCCAAGGGCACGACCATCGGGCTGCGGCTGGCCGGCGGCAACGACGTGGGCATCTTCGTGTCGGGGGTGCAGGAGGGCAGCCCGGCCGACGGGCAGGGCATCCAGGAGGGAGATCAGATTCTGCAG GTGAATGACGTGCCCTTCAGGAACCTGACCCGGGAGGAGGCTGTGCAGTTCTTGGTGGCGCTGCCGCCGGGCGAGGAAGTGGAGCTGGTGACGCAGCGGAAGCAGGACA TCTTCCGGAAAATGGTGCAGTCCCGCGTGGGCGACTCCTTCTACATCCGCACACACTTCGAGCTGGAGGCCAGCCCGCCGTCGGGCCTGGGCTTCACCCGCGGGGACGTCTTCCACGTGCTGGACACGCTGTGCCCCGGCCCCGGGCCGAGCCGCGCCCGCGGGACCCACTGGCTGGCCGTGCGCATGGGCCGCGACCTCCGGGAGCAGGAGCGCGGCATCATCCCCAACCAGAGCAG ggCCGAGCAGCTGGCCAGTCTGGAGGCCGCCCAGCGCGCCGTGGGGGCCGGGCCGGGTGCCTCCGTGGGCTCCAGCGCGAGGGCCGAGTTCTGGCGGCTGCGGGGCCTGCGGCGTGGAGCCAAGAAGTCCACCCAGCGGAGCCGCGAGGACCTGTCGGCTCTGACCAAGCAGGGCCACTACCCACCGTATGAACGCGTGGTGCTGCGAGAAG CCAGCTTCAAGCGCCCggtggtgatcctggggcccgTGGCGGACATCGCTATGCAGAAGCTGACTGCCGAGATGCCTGACCAGTTCGAAATCGCAG ACAGCGTGTTGAGGACCGACAGCCCCTCCAAGATCATCAAGCTGGACACCGTGCGCGTGATCGCGGAGAAG AACAAGCACGCGCTCTTGGACGTGACGCCGTCGGCGGTCGAGCGCCTCAACTACGTGCAGTACTACCCCATCGTGGTCTTCTGCGCCCCCGAGAGCCGGGCGGCCCTCAAGGCCCTGCGCCAGTGGCTGGCGCCCGCCTCCCGCCGCAGCGCGCGCCGCCTCTACGCGCAAGCCCAGAAGCTTCGGAAGCACAGCGAACACCTGTTCACGG CCACCATCCCCCTGCGCGGCACCAGTGACACCTGGTACGAGGAGCTCAAGGCCGTGGTCCGCGAGCAGCAGACCCGGCCCATCTGGACGGCGGAGGACCAG CTGGACAACTCGTCCGAGGACAACCTGGAGCTCCCTCACCGCGGCCTGGCCGACAGCTCGGCGGATCTGAGCTGCGACAGCCGGGTCAACAGCGACTACGAGACGGACGGCGAGGGCTACACGGACGGCGAGGGCTACACGGACGTGGACGAGGGGCCGCCGGCGCCCGCTCTGGCCCGGTCCTCGGAGCCCGTGCTGGAGGAGCCCCGGAGCCCGCGGCATCAGGGGAGAGCCTCGGGTGCCCGAGGAGCCCAG gtggACAGGCACCCCCACCACAGCCAGGGGCGACAGGACAGCATGCG GACGTACGGGCAGGAAGCCTTGAAGAAGAAGTTTACACGAGCTCGAGATGTGGAGTCCTCCGATGAGGACGGCTATGACTGGGGCCCGGCCACTGACCTGTGA